In one Terriglobia bacterium genomic region, the following are encoded:
- a CDS encoding dipeptidase, which translates to MNLADYINAQRDAHLQELCEFLRIPSISAKSEHKPDIERAANWVADHLRSAGFPTVEVVPTAMHPLVYAESLQAPGKPTVLFYGHYDVQPPEPLELWTSPAFEPAVRNGNLYGRGTADDKGQVHIHLKALESLHKVHGKLPINVKVLIEGEEEVGSVSLWNYVQNNKAKLQADALIVSDTSMLAKGVPSITYGLRGLNYYQIELTGPERDLHSGVYGGAVPNPLTILCELFAKLHDKDFRVAIPGFYTGVAKLSAAERKALNALPWKEKDFRKAVGAPGYCGEKGFSIVERLWARPTLELNGIWGGYQGEGAKTVIASKAYAKFSTRLVPNQKPEKIARLVEKHLRKLLPKTVKMKFETLSTGKPWVAPFHAPIFHIAQGALQKGFGKKAVFIREGGSIPFVTQMHDTFKVPCVLLGFGLPDENAHAPDEHIALENYFSGIKAIAHFYEDLASL; encoded by the coding sequence ATGAACCTGGCTGACTACATTAATGCACAACGCGATGCACACCTCCAGGAGTTGTGCGAATTCCTGCGCATCCCCAGCATCAGCGCGAAGAGCGAGCACAAACCGGATATCGAGCGCGCTGCCAACTGGGTCGCGGACCATCTCCGCTCCGCCGGCTTCCCAACCGTGGAAGTCGTTCCCACCGCTATGCATCCCCTGGTCTATGCGGAATCCCTGCAAGCGCCGGGCAAGCCGACCGTTCTTTTCTACGGCCACTATGACGTGCAGCCCCCCGAGCCCCTGGAGTTGTGGACCTCGCCGGCCTTCGAACCCGCCGTGCGCAACGGCAATCTCTATGGCCGCGGCACCGCCGACGACAAGGGCCAGGTGCACATCCACCTGAAAGCGCTGGAATCGCTGCACAAGGTGCACGGCAAGCTGCCCATCAACGTCAAAGTGCTGATCGAAGGCGAAGAGGAAGTGGGCAGCGTCAGCCTGTGGAACTACGTCCAGAACAACAAGGCCAAGCTGCAGGCCGACGCCCTGATCGTCTCCGACACTTCCATGCTGGCCAAGGGCGTGCCCTCCATCACCTACGGCCTGCGCGGCCTTAACTACTATCAGATCGAGTTGACCGGCCCCGAGCGCGACCTGCATTCCGGTGTTTACGGCGGCGCGGTCCCCAACCCCCTCACCATCCTCTGTGAGCTTTTCGCCAAACTGCACGACAAGGATTTCCGCGTCGCCATCCCCGGCTTCTACACCGGCGTCGCCAAGCTCTCCGCCGCCGAGCGCAAGGCCCTCAACGCCCTGCCCTGGAAAGAGAAGGACTTCCGCAAGGCCGTGGGCGCCCCGGGCTACTGCGGGGAGAAGGGTTTCTCCATCGTCGAGCGCCTCTGGGCGCGGCCCACGCTGGAGCTCAACGGCATCTGGGGCGGCTACCAGGGCGAGGGCGCCAAGACGGTCATCGCTTCCAAGGCCTATGCGAAATTCTCCACGCGCCTGGTGCCCAATCAGAAACCGGAAAAAATCGCGCGCCTCGTCGAAAAACACCTGCGCAAGCTGCTCCCGAAAACGGTGAAGATGAAGTTCGAAACGCTCAGCACCGGCAAGCCCTGGGTCGCGCCGTTCCACGCCCCGATCTTCCACATCGCGCAGGGCGCCCTGCAGAAGGGTTTCGGCAAGAAGGCCGTCTTCATCCGCGAGGGCGGCTCCATCCCCTTTGTCACCCAGATGCACGATACCTTCAAGGTGCCCTGCGTGCTCCTCGGCTTCGGCCTGCCCGACGAAAACGCCCACGCCCCCGACGAGCACATCGCCCTGGAAAACTACTTCAGCGGCATCAAGGCCATCGCCCACTTCTACGAGGACCTGGCCTCCCTCTGA
- a CDS encoding PEP-CTERM sorting domain-containing protein gives MAMKWLLMFVFVLCLTLTGVPAFADTSLPIQNASFEIISASAVSVSCGSGCFYNSGPIPGWTITGATGDWQPNSSYYNLPLPDGNVIAYSNGGSLSQTLTGVSLQPNSTYTLTVAVGNRLGGYTSSGQYTIQLDAGSTVLATVTGSNSSITPGTFMDVVLTYTTGSTVTPGDLTIVLSGSGSQVNFDNVRTSVPEPSSLSMAVMGLAFFGLLSRFLRS, from the coding sequence GTGGCAATGAAATGGCTTCTTATGTTCGTTTTTGTTCTTTGCTTGACTCTGACAGGAGTTCCGGCTTTTGCCGATACCAGTCTTCCTATTCAGAACGCCTCGTTTGAGATCATAAGCGCAAGCGCGGTGTCGGTTAGCTGCGGTTCCGGCTGCTTCTACAATAGCGGCCCCATACCGGGTTGGACGATAACAGGTGCTACCGGAGATTGGCAGCCCAATTCCAGCTACTACAATCTTCCCTTGCCGGACGGCAACGTCATTGCCTACAGCAACGGCGGCAGTCTTTCCCAGACGTTGACCGGCGTCTCCCTGCAACCCAATTCCACCTACACCCTGACGGTTGCTGTGGGGAACCGGCTGGGTGGCTATACCTCTTCGGGGCAATATACGATTCAGTTGGATGCGGGCTCGACTGTGCTGGCCACTGTGACCGGTTCGAATTCGTCTATCACCCCGGGCACGTTTATGGATGTGGTTTTGACGTACACCACGGGTAGCACGGTCACCCCTGGGGATCTGACGATTGTGTTGAGCGGCAGCGGATCACAGGTCAATTTCGACAACGTGCGGACGAGCGTTCCCGAGCCGTCCTCCCTGAGCATGGCGGTCATGGGGCTGGCGTTTTTCGGGTTGCTCTCCCGCTTCCTCCGGTCCTGA
- a CDS encoding DUF169 domain-containing protein → MSGGPNWKELEVHIRGALKLARRPVAVAFLDAPPAASLKMAQFSGTEPSGCSFWRLAAEGRVFYTVPENHFNCAVGAYTHNIPLSPEREKETGETLQMMFELGYVRPEEVPQIPRLAKTPAAIVYAPLGEVPVAPDVVLFACPPAAAMLLNEAALRAGKGAGMPALGRPTCMALPASLEHGAVMSLGCIGNRVYTGLGEGEMYIVLRGSDLAAVAEALGVITGANAALTGYAQGRRSQLSTL, encoded by the coding sequence ATGAGCGGTGGTCCAAACTGGAAAGAGCTGGAAGTGCACATCAGGGGAGCGCTCAAGCTGGCCCGCCGGCCCGTGGCCGTGGCCTTTCTGGACGCGCCGCCCGCGGCCTCCTTGAAGATGGCGCAATTTTCGGGGACGGAGCCCTCCGGATGCAGCTTCTGGCGGCTGGCGGCGGAGGGGCGCGTGTTTTACACCGTGCCGGAAAATCATTTCAATTGCGCCGTGGGCGCCTACACGCACAATATCCCCCTTTCGCCGGAGCGTGAAAAAGAGACCGGAGAGACGCTGCAGATGATGTTCGAGCTGGGCTACGTGCGGCCGGAGGAAGTGCCGCAGATTCCGCGGCTGGCGAAGACGCCGGCGGCAATCGTCTATGCGCCGCTGGGGGAAGTACCCGTGGCGCCCGACGTGGTGCTGTTTGCGTGCCCGCCGGCGGCGGCCATGCTGCTGAATGAAGCGGCGCTGCGCGCCGGCAAGGGCGCGGGGATGCCCGCGCTGGGCCGCCCGACGTGCATGGCGCTGCCCGCTTCGCTGGAGCACGGCGCAGTGATGAGCCTGGGGTGCATTGGCAACCGCGTCTACACCGGCCTCGGCGAGGGGGAGATGTACATCGTGCTGCGCGGCAGTGATCTGGCGGCGGTGGCCGAGGCGCTCGGTGTGATCACCGGCGCCAACGCCGCGCTCACCGGCTATGCCCAGGGCCGCCGCTCCCAGCTCTCCACACTTTAG